One Polaribacter sp. KT25b DNA segment encodes these proteins:
- a CDS encoding polyphosphate polymerase domain-containing protein, with amino-acid sequence MNKALVLFINKFHPISLDEMNSVALMKRTDTKYVINISSLSKVLEKLSETYKVLEIKEQRIMNYSSLYLDTKEFKFYHDHHNGIVNRTKIRQRKYVDSDLTFLEIKKKNGKGETNKFRIKINDFETKLSDKSKKFISEITNEDYNLQTSLWNSFNRITLVNLKENERVTIDFNLTYTVDDKEKKYSNLAVIELKQSRFDRKSLVVKVLKSIGHNPYSISKYCIGVANLYQNLKHNIFKPKLLKINNI; translated from the coding sequence ATGAATAAAGCACTTGTTCTTTTTATAAATAAATTTCATCCAATTTCATTGGATGAAATGAACAGTGTTGCTTTAATGAAAAGGACAGATACTAAATATGTAATTAATATTTCTTCTTTATCTAAAGTTCTAGAAAAACTGTCTGAAACGTATAAAGTTTTAGAAATTAAAGAGCAAAGAATTATGAATTATTCTTCTTTGTATTTAGATACTAAAGAGTTTAAGTTCTATCACGATCATCATAATGGAATTGTGAATAGAACAAAAATAAGACAACGTAAATATGTAGATTCCGATTTAACTTTTCTAGAGATAAAAAAGAAAAACGGAAAAGGAGAAACCAATAAATTTAGAATTAAGATTAACGATTTTGAAACTAAATTGTCTGATAAATCTAAAAAGTTTATATCAGAAATTACCAATGAAGATTATAATTTACAAACCAGTTTATGGAATAGTTTTAATAGAATAACGCTTGTAAATTTAAAAGAGAACGAAAGAGTTACTATAGACTTTAATTTAACATACACTGTTGATGATAAAGAAAAAAAATACAGTAACCTAGCCGTAATAGAATTAAAGCAAAGCAGATTTGATAGAAAATCCCTCGTTGTTAAAGTGCTTAAAAGTATTGGTCACAATCCTTACAGTATAAGTAAGTATTGTATTGGTGTAGCTAACCTTTATCAAAATTTAAAACACAATATATTTAAACCTAAATTATTAAAAATAAATAATATATAA
- a CDS encoding lamin tail domain-containing protein, which translates to MLGKKLQLIYFKKAFLFTKVLILFLLFSSQVHSQNVAINEVMSSNDVTLADEDGEFNDWIEIYNYGTTAVNIGGYGLTDDASDPYQWVFPTYTLEPQEFLLIWASGKDKTIPSQPLHANFKISSGGETIILTNSGGTEINNVPAIAIATDVSYGRQPDGTGSWEFFNTPTPKLSNTGTVNAATEKIAINEVMSSNDATIADEDGDFNDWVELYNYGTTSVNLEGYGLSDDNGESFKWTFPSITIDPNQYILVWASDKDISVANEPLHANFKISSGGESIFLKNPSGALVSGSPSVVLDVDVSYGRQPDGTGDWLYFDEPTPLASNTSSGLTEIIKPPVFSHASGLFSEPFNLSLTAENEGAVIIYTLDGSEPDINNLNGSSFQYKNDYPYDIGESFGEMLNQSYQSFSYTGPIEIRDRSNDEDVLARKNTVSADIYIPPVKVRKATVLRAKAFLNGKGSRTRTRNYFIWPEGNPYDVPVISLTTFEENLFGYEKGIYTSGKTFDDWRTAEPNGNQPGNAQFSNYGQDGREWEREVHVQVFNENLESILNQDAGIRIHGNTSRADIIKNLRIYARSEYDEDNEFELDVFDQQIPDSPVPYNNTFKRLMLRGNGSGGQIANDMVFSRLMQPFFNGIMRIKTAVNFINGEYFGITAIRDRFDVNHIANNFGLDSDNVSIVSCVGSCVLQDGPDDRDSNPERVLRYLFKDLKHDDLKSDVEYQKVADILDIDSYIDHIALETFSEGDSYEIKFWRATNPVNDEFGDGKFRVYTQDFEAAMISRLNWLEDFSGNSSSWQRNIFSNLIDNEGFKVKFINRTADLLNTAFVKERFDAIVNETFDVVAPLLEEDRNRSPRLRFYEDGDKVKLLDWIQERPAIFRDQINELFEIDKTINLDLNVSNPNAGYITLNTININSTTPGVNDKPYPWSGVYFDNIPVTLEANPMPGYTFSHWSGDASGNSSKITITPTDDLQISAIFTPDEDYSHLLYFWLFDDNITNDTPLESLNSTYSRNDLTAMMNYNSSLSGYPFDANNADWRKASLERTNKPVAINYQTIANDNIAYAPEMMKGLQIKQPFKSGSLENNFELDFSTVGYEDIKISLAINSDGAANTIIAEYWNGSNWVSTNIINGTQSIVSDYELKEFDFSNVSLADENEAFKVRFRFNGTDMTEDADKKVIFNNVAISAVDKNVLSADEFIKEKQNIMVYPNPAKDKIKIFSNTTIKNVLVYNVLGKLVYKSEKLNNSTVDLSNFSKGIYFVKVFSDGSSTTKRIVKE; encoded by the coding sequence ATGTTGGGCAAAAAATTACAATTAATTTATTTTAAAAAAGCTTTTCTGTTTACAAAAGTTTTAATTCTTTTTCTTTTATTTTCTTCACAAGTACACTCGCAAAATGTAGCAATAAACGAAGTTATGTCTTCTAATGATGTTACTTTAGCTGATGAAGATGGAGAATTTAATGATTGGATAGAGATTTATAATTATGGTACAACAGCCGTAAATATCGGAGGTTATGGTTTAACTGATGATGCTTCAGATCCATATCAATGGGTTTTTCCTACTTATACACTTGAACCACAAGAATTCCTATTAATTTGGGCGTCTGGTAAAGATAAAACGATTCCTAGTCAACCGTTACATGCTAATTTTAAAATTAGCTCAGGAGGAGAAACGATTATTCTTACAAACTCTGGTGGAACAGAGATAAATAATGTTCCTGCTATAGCGATAGCTACAGATGTTTCTTATGGTAGACAACCAGATGGAACAGGTTCTTGGGAGTTTTTTAATACACCTACACCAAAACTAAGTAATACAGGTACGGTGAATGCAGCTACAGAAAAAATTGCTATAAATGAGGTTATGAGCTCAAATGATGCTACTATAGCAGATGAAGATGGTGATTTTAATGATTGGGTAGAACTTTATAACTACGGAACAACATCTGTAAATTTAGAAGGTTATGGTTTGTCTGATGATAATGGCGAGTCTTTTAAATGGACTTTCCCTTCTATAACAATAGATCCAAATCAATATATTTTAGTTTGGGCTTCAGATAAAGATATATCAGTTGCTAATGAACCTTTGCATGCAAATTTCAAAATAAGTTCAGGTGGAGAGTCAATATTTTTAAAGAATCCATCGGGTGCTTTAGTAAGTGGTTCGCCTTCTGTAGTTTTAGATGTAGATGTTTCTTATGGGAGACAACCAGACGGAACTGGAGATTGGTTGTATTTTGATGAACCAACACCTTTAGCCTCAAATACGAGTTCTGGTTTAACAGAGATAATTAAACCACCTGTGTTTTCTCATGCTTCAGGGTTGTTTTCAGAGCCTTTTAATTTATCACTTACAGCAGAAAATGAGGGTGCTGTTATAATTTATACTTTAGATGGTTCGGAACCAGATATCAATAATTTAAATGGATCTAGTTTTCAATATAAAAACGATTATCCTTACGATATAGGTGAAAGTTTTGGTGAAATGTTAAATCAAAGTTATCAATCTTTTTCATACACTGGTCCAATTGAGATAAGAGATAGATCTAATGACGAAGATGTTTTAGCAAGAAAAAATACAGTTTCTGCTGATATTTATATTCCGCCAGTAAAGGTGAGAAAAGCTACAGTTTTAAGAGCTAAAGCTTTTTTAAATGGGAAAGGTTCTAGAACTAGAACAAGAAATTATTTTATTTGGCCAGAAGGAAACCCTTATGACGTTCCTGTGATATCTTTAACTACATTCGAAGAGAATTTATTTGGTTACGAAAAAGGTATCTATACGTCAGGTAAAACTTTTGACGATTGGAGAACTGCAGAACCAAATGGTAATCAGCCAGGTAATGCACAATTTAGTAATTATGGGCAAGATGGAAGAGAGTGGGAACGCGAAGTGCATGTTCAAGTATTTAACGAAAATTTAGAATCTATCTTAAATCAAGATGCAGGTATAAGAATTCATGGTAACACTTCAAGAGCAGATATTATTAAAAACTTAAGAATTTATGCAAGGAGTGAATATGATGAAGATAATGAGTTTGAGTTAGATGTTTTTGATCAACAAATACCAGACTCTCCAGTACCTTATAATAATACATTTAAAAGATTAATGCTTCGTGGAAATGGTAGTGGTGGTCAAATAGCCAATGATATGGTTTTTAGTAGGCTCATGCAACCATTCTTTAATGGTATTATGAGAATAAAAACAGCAGTGAATTTTATTAATGGTGAGTATTTTGGAATTACAGCTATTAGAGATCGTTTTGATGTAAACCATATAGCTAATAATTTTGGTTTAGATAGTGATAATGTATCTATCGTAAGTTGTGTTGGGTCTTGTGTATTACAAGATGGACCAGACGATCGTGATAGCAATCCTGAAAGGGTGTTACGATATTTATTTAAAGATTTAAAACATGATGATTTAAAGTCTGATGTTGAATACCAAAAAGTAGCAGACATTTTAGATATAGATTCATATATAGATCATATTGCTCTAGAGACCTTTTCTGAAGGAGATAGTTATGAAATTAAATTTTGGAGGGCAACAAATCCTGTAAATGACGAATTTGGAGATGGTAAGTTTCGCGTTTATACTCAAGATTTTGAAGCAGCAATGATTAGTCGTTTGAATTGGTTAGAAGATTTTTCTGGAAATTCTAGCAGTTGGCAACGTAATATATTTTCAAATCTAATTGATAATGAAGGTTTTAAGGTTAAATTTATCAATCGTACAGCAGATTTATTAAACACAGCATTTGTTAAAGAGAGATTTGATGCTATTGTAAATGAAACTTTTGATGTAGTAGCACCACTTTTAGAAGAAGATAGAAATCGTTCTCCAAGATTAAGATTCTATGAAGATGGCGATAAAGTTAAACTTTTAGATTGGATTCAAGAAAGGCCAGCTATTTTTAGAGATCAAATAAATGAGCTATTTGAAATTGATAAAACTATAAATTTAGATTTAAATGTTTCTAATCCAAATGCAGGTTATATTACATTAAATACTATCAATATAAACTCAACAACACCTGGTGTTAATGACAAACCTTATCCTTGGTCTGGTGTTTATTTTGATAATATACCAGTAACTTTAGAAGCTAACCCAATGCCAGGATATACTTTTTCTCATTGGTCTGGAGATGCTAGTGGTAATAGCAGTAAAATTACAATTACACCTACAGATGATTTACAAATAAGTGCAATTTTTACACCAGATGAAGATTATTCTCATTTGCTTTACTTTTGGCTTTTTGATGATAATATTACAAACGACACACCTTTAGAAAGTTTAAATTCTACTTATTCTAGAAATGATTTAACAGCAATGATGAACTATAATTCATCATTATCAGGGTATCCTTTTGACGCTAATAATGCAGATTGGAGAAAAGCATCTTTAGAAAGAACTAATAAACCAGTAGCAATTAATTATCAAACTATTGCAAATGATAATATTGCTTATGCACCAGAAATGATGAAAGGTTTGCAAATAAAACAACCTTTTAAATCTGGTAGTTTAGAGAATAATTTTGAATTAGATTTTTCTACTGTTGGTTATGAAGATATTAAAATTTCATTGGCAATTAATTCTGATGGAGCTGCAAATACTATAATTGCTGAATACTGGAATGGATCAAATTGGGTTTCTACTAATATTATTAATGGTACACAATCTATAGTTTCAGATTATGAACTAAAAGAATTTGACTTTTCTAATGTTTCTTTAGCTGATGAAAATGAAGCTTTTAAAGTTAGATTTAGATTTAACGGTACAGATATGACTGAAGATGCTGACAAAAAAGTAATTTTTAATAATGTAGCCATTAGTGCAGTTGATAAAAATGTATTATCTGCAGATGAATTTATAAAAGAAAAGCAAAACATAATGGTTTATCCTAATCCTGCAAAAGATAAGATTAAAATATTTTCAAATACTACTATCAAAAATGTTTTAGTATATAATGTTCTTGGTAAATTGGTTTATAAATCAGAAAAATTAAACAATTCTACTGTTGATTTAAGTAACTTTTCTAAAGGTATTTATTTTGTAAAAGTTTTTTCTGACGGATCTTCTACAACTAAAAGAATCGTAAAAGAATAA
- a CDS encoding M48 family metallopeptidase, with amino-acid sequence MMNLKIANTFLLLLKNTCICLFFLYNLHSFSQEKPLNADNQKGNTTNTEQELLKKAKDYITKKEYDKAASFLSTNYQQFSENLTINWLYAQVLSLNNDKTQAEEKFKKAISIAPLNKDLQLDYARFLYETGKIKKVESILSKFITNDSKNAEFLLMQANISFWKGDIKNSQKKIARIKEIYPDTEITKSLTAQIDELTIYYINTNFEYHTDSQPLDFFAYHIAIGHYESRFLNPKLELSTYNFSPEKEQAVILKISNQFYFDNLKLTANITGGIYKNLSEKVDWIGDISFIKKITKNVSLNVGYSKNSVLSTIASTAFNLTKQDVFGEINYSNKLLLLNAGYNQQFYKNDNTIESIGAWILSQPIKFRNFNFQLGYSYNYTDSKDILFIYDNQGVGVYNPYFTPKEQQIHSGLFIVNYKPTKKLSLEAKANYGFKATIRNPYPLQVTATSIEIGGFYDETFTPVELTGIINYSFSNRFNAKITYTNQETFFYKRENINLGLNFNI; translated from the coding sequence ATGATGAATTTAAAAATCGCTAATACTTTTTTATTATTGCTTAAAAACACTTGTATTTGCTTATTTTTTTTATACAACCTACATTCCTTTTCACAAGAAAAGCCTCTTAATGCTGATAATCAGAAAGGAAATACTACAAATACAGAACAAGAATTATTAAAAAAGGCGAAGGATTATATTACCAAAAAAGAATATGATAAAGCAGCTTCATTTTTATCAACCAATTACCAACAATTTTCTGAAAACCTGACTATAAATTGGCTTTATGCACAAGTACTGTCTTTAAACAATGATAAAACACAAGCCGAAGAAAAATTTAAAAAAGCAATTTCAATAGCTCCTTTAAATAAAGACCTTCAACTAGATTATGCTAGATTTCTTTACGAAACAGGAAAAATAAAAAAAGTAGAGTCTATTTTATCAAAATTTATAACTAATGATTCTAAAAATGCTGAATTTTTATTGATGCAAGCAAATATTAGTTTTTGGAAAGGAGACATTAAGAATTCACAGAAAAAAATTGCTAGAATTAAAGAAATCTATCCTGACACAGAAATTACTAAAAGTTTAACTGCGCAAATAGATGAGTTAACAATCTATTATATAAATACCAATTTTGAATACCATACAGATTCTCAACCTTTAGATTTTTTTGCATATCATATAGCAATAGGTCACTATGAATCTAGGTTTCTAAATCCTAAATTAGAATTATCAACCTATAATTTCTCTCCAGAAAAAGAACAAGCTGTTATACTTAAAATAAGTAATCAATTTTATTTTGATAATTTAAAACTTACAGCAAATATAACTGGAGGTATTTATAAAAACCTTTCTGAAAAAGTAGATTGGATTGGTGACATTAGTTTCATCAAAAAAATAACTAAAAATGTATCATTAAATGTTGGATATTCTAAAAACAGCGTACTAAGTACCATTGCAAGCACTGCATTTAATTTAACGAAACAAGATGTTTTTGGCGAAATAAATTATAGTAATAAACTATTATTATTAAATGCTGGCTATAATCAACAATTTTATAAAAATGACAATACCATTGAATCTATTGGTGCTTGGATTTTATCTCAACCTATTAAATTTAGAAATTTTAATTTTCAATTAGGATATAGCTATAATTACACAGACTCAAAAGACATTTTATTTATCTATGACAATCAAGGTGTAGGGGTTTATAATCCTTACTTTACCCCAAAAGAACAACAAATTCATTCTGGTTTATTTATAGTCAATTATAAACCAACCAAAAAATTATCATTAGAAGCAAAAGCCAATTATGGTTTTAAAGCTACGATAAGAAACCCTTACCCCCTTCAAGTAACTGCAACTAGTATAGAAATTGGCGGATTTTACGATGAAACTTTTACACCTGTAGAACTTACAGGAATTATTAATTACAGTTTTTCAAATCGTTTTAATGCAAAAATTACGTATACAAATCAAGAAACTTTTTTCTACAAAAGAGAAAATATTAACTTAGGATTAAATTTTAACATTTAA
- a CDS encoding glycosyltransferase family 2 protein: MNSKLRNDLWVFKEAKKVTSLDKAIFLGLTLAGLISMFNLMEWWFRAEHIENLPLFIILTLFFGYGNIRIALIWINYLRIQKPKEVPVPEKDLSVAVFTTSSPGEPLSMFENTFKALKNLNYPHTTYLLDDTGDLAFKELAEEHGVVWLDLPNIPGAKAGKINEALKITNEDFILVLDPDHIVFPNFLDQTLGFFQDEKVGFVQVSQGYYNMYRSFTAQGAAEQTYAFYGPTQMGLFGYGGAVAIGANCTFRRKALESIGGHAKGLSEDLNTSIRIHSKGWKSVYNPVIVSRGLVPEDFTSFCKQQLKWARGVFEMLFDEFPKASKTLTFWQKVSYFSIGTYYLVGPMTAFFIFVPLLFFTTKIGPASMDFTEFLILGSPIVLIATLIYAHAQRFMCDKKTEQGVQWRGMVLKYSCWPVFTYAFYLSLINKKVPYIPTAKVAVKGFMSPFVKPLILYCIIFIFILIGVYIERRYYTPETELILTAEKTWAMIGFAMIAFIQFIGGIVAAYKSLNIKAENAWSNMIITSDKKIKIKE, from the coding sequence ATGAATTCAAAATTACGAAATGATTTATGGGTATTTAAGGAGGCAAAAAAAGTAACGAGCCTTGATAAAGCTATCTTTTTAGGCCTAACACTTGCAGGGTTAATTAGCATGTTTAATTTAATGGAATGGTGGTTTAGAGCAGAACATATAGAGAACCTTCCTTTATTCATTATTTTAACTCTTTTTTTTGGCTATGGAAACATAAGGATTGCTTTAATCTGGATTAATTATTTACGCATACAAAAACCAAAAGAAGTACCCGTTCCTGAAAAAGACTTAAGCGTTGCCGTTTTTACAACCTCTTCTCCTGGCGAACCTTTATCAATGTTCGAAAACACATTTAAAGCACTTAAAAACTTAAATTATCCTCATACAACTTATTTGCTAGATGATACTGGTGATCTTGCTTTTAAAGAATTAGCAGAAGAACATGGAGTTGTATGGTTAGATTTACCAAATATACCAGGTGCAAAAGCTGGTAAAATTAACGAAGCTTTAAAAATAACGAATGAAGATTTTATTTTAGTTTTAGATCCAGATCATATTGTTTTTCCTAATTTTTTAGATCAAACATTAGGTTTCTTTCAAGATGAAAAAGTAGGATTTGTACAGGTAAGTCAAGGTTATTATAACATGTATCGTTCTTTTACTGCGCAAGGAGCTGCAGAACAAACATATGCTTTTTACGGACCTACACAAATGGGTTTATTTGGTTATGGAGGCGCAGTTGCTATTGGTGCAAATTGCACTTTTAGAAGAAAGGCTTTAGAAAGTATTGGAGGTCATGCAAAAGGTTTATCAGAAGATTTAAATACTTCTATTAGAATTCATTCAAAAGGATGGAAATCTGTTTACAATCCTGTAATTGTTAGTCGTGGTTTAGTTCCAGAAGATTTTACTTCATTTTGTAAACAACAATTAAAATGGGCTAGAGGTGTATTTGAAATGTTATTTGATGAATTTCCAAAAGCATCAAAAACATTAACTTTTTGGCAAAAAGTATCCTATTTTTCAATAGGAACTTATTATTTAGTTGGGCCAATGACGGCTTTTTTTATTTTTGTTCCTTTATTATTTTTCACCACAAAAATAGGTCCTGCAAGTATGGATTTTACTGAATTTTTAATACTTGGCAGTCCAATTGTGTTAATTGCAACTTTAATATACGCACATGCACAACGTTTTATGTGTGATAAAAAAACCGAACAAGGCGTTCAATGGAGAGGAATGGTTTTAAAATATTCTTGTTGGCCAGTTTTTACGTATGCATTCTATTTGTCTTTAATTAACAAAAAAGTTCCATATATTCCAACAGCAAAAGTAGCTGTAAAAGGTTTTATGAGTCCGTTTGTAAAACCATTAATTTTATACTGTATAATATTTATATTTATTTTGATAGGAGTTTATATTGAAAGAAGATATTACACTCCAGAAACTGAATTGATTCTTACTGCCGAAAAAACTTGGGCTATGATAGGTTTTGCTATGATTGCCTTTATACAGTTTATAGGAGGTATTGTAGCCGCATATAAATCTTTAAATATTAAAGCAGAAAATGCTTGGAGCAATATGATCATAACATCAGATAAAAAAATTAAAATTAAAGAATAA
- a CDS encoding DUF2490 domain-containing protein produces MTKNSFQTLFCLLLVSNVAFSQVDTSDFAIWSSVGIDYSPIKKLKIGVEESLRLKEDATVTDEYFTEISLQYEVFKNFEIGGGVRFIKENDNVGKKQGYESHFRFNFDASYKYDIERFTLSHRIRYQNKKELNLPVDEENVLKETIRFKTGIEYNIRKWPLDPSFSLELFSGIEEDVQLIRDLSLDKFRVTFGTDYKFRKIGKFGVFYRYEESIIKYFKNETLHVLGLKYTYSIN; encoded by the coding sequence ATGACAAAAAATAGTTTTCAAACATTATTTTGTTTACTCTTAGTATCTAATGTGGCATTTTCTCAAGTAGATACTTCAGATTTTGCAATATGGAGTTCTGTTGGTATTGATTATTCTCCTATTAAAAAACTAAAAATTGGTGTAGAAGAAAGTCTAAGATTAAAAGAAGATGCAACAGTAACCGATGAATACTTTACAGAAATAAGCTTGCAATACGAAGTTTTTAAAAATTTTGAAATTGGTGGAGGAGTAAGGTTTATTAAAGAGAATGATAATGTAGGTAAAAAGCAAGGTTATGAAAGTCATTTTAGATTTAATTTTGATGCTAGTTACAAATATGATATTGAAAGATTTACTCTGTCACATAGAATACGCTACCAAAATAAAAAAGAATTAAATCTTCCTGTTGATGAAGAAAATGTGCTAAAAGAAACAATAAGGTTTAAAACAGGTATAGAATATAACATACGTAAATGGCCTTTAGATCCTAGTTTTTCTTTAGAACTCTTTAGCGGAATAGAAGAAGATGTTCAACTAATTAGAGATTTAAGTTTAGATAAGTTTAGAGTAACTTTTGGAACTGATTATAAATTTAGAAAAATTGGAAAATTTGGTGTATTTTATCGTTACGAAGAAAGTATCATAAAATATTTTAAGAACGAAACCTTGCATGTTCTAGGGCTTAAATATACTTATTCCATCAATTAA
- a CDS encoding glycoside hydrolase family 26 protein yields the protein MSSFGKKYKRLFNVVLAIVIGYFIIYGLSAVSKSSKGPLAGFLENAGNMVKDFEHDNILGKREKNREKKLAWFNDQRNNKFALLKTKKILFGASDDSKEGSYENIINLEDSLALTFPIIHIYKAWGEGQTYEFPKNDVDAIVRIGSVPMITWEPWLEKFTQENFPKIKDLEQRNSHGLASVANGDYDSYLKEWATEAAKVGYPIYLRVGHEMNDPYRYPWGPQNNDPAEYVAAFKHVKDVFDTVGATNIIWVWSPHLSYGKFQEYYPGTDYVDIVATGALNYGTSTSWSDWWTFEEIFGNFYNQLAAFYKPIMIAEFGSLKPGGSRAKWFKDTFKNFNAKYPYVNAIVFFHYSSDGTITYKNVDWYIKDDHEVTTAIKDALKEWPANIKQPSIE from the coding sequence ATGTCATCATTTGGTAAAAAATATAAAAGACTTTTTAATGTAGTCCTTGCAATAGTAATAGGTTATTTTATAATTTATGGCTTATCGGCTGTTAGTAAAAGCTCTAAAGGTCCTTTAGCCGGGTTTCTAGAAAACGCAGGTAATATGGTTAAAGACTTTGAGCACGATAATATTTTAGGAAAAAGAGAAAAAAATAGAGAAAAAAAGTTGGCTTGGTTTAACGACCAAAGAAATAATAAGTTTGCACTTCTAAAAACCAAAAAAATTCTTTTTGGAGCATCAGACGATAGTAAAGAAGGCTCTTATGAAAACATTATTAATTTAGAAGATTCATTAGCGTTAACGTTTCCTATTATTCACATCTACAAAGCTTGGGGAGAAGGGCAAACTTATGAATTCCCTAAAAATGATGTTGATGCCATTGTTAGAATTGGATCTGTGCCAATGATTACTTGGGAGCCTTGGTTAGAAAAATTTACACAAGAAAATTTTCCTAAAATTAAAGATTTAGAGCAAAGAAACAGTCATGGGCTTGCATCTGTTGCTAATGGAGATTATGATTCTTATTTAAAAGAATGGGCTACAGAGGCAGCTAAAGTTGGTTATCCTATTTATTTAAGAGTAGGACACGAAATGAATGACCCTTATAGATATCCTTGGGGACCACAAAATAATGACCCAGCAGAATATGTTGCGGCATTTAAACATGTAAAAGATGTTTTTGATACTGTTGGAGCTACAAATATTATTTGGGTTTGGAGTCCGCATTTATCCTACGGAAAATTCCAGGAATATTACCCAGGAACTGATTATGTAGATATTGTTGCTACAGGAGCATTAAATTATGGTACAAGTACCAGTTGGAGCGATTGGTGGACTTTTGAAGAAATTTTTGGTAATTTCTATAACCAATTAGCAGCTTTCTATAAGCCAATAATGATTGCTGAATTTGGTAGTTTAAAACCTGGAGGAAGTAGAGCAAAATGGTTTAAAGATACTTTTAAGAATTTTAATGCAAAATATCCTTATGTAAATGCAATTGTATTTTTTCATTATTCTAGTGACGGAACTATTACATACAAAAATGTAGATTGGTATATAAAAGATGATCATGAAGTAACTACTGCAATTAAAGATGCACTAAAAGAGTGGCCAGCTAATATTAAGCAACCTAGTATTGAGTAA
- a CDS encoding DUF4956 domain-containing protein, with protein MDFFNIPLFDDDFFKLASIFLMNLFFLTLIIRWLYYSSSGRKDYLFTFYMISIIVFFLCFTLKKYKVDIGIALGLFAIFGIIRYRTESIPIKEMTYLFVVIGVSLMNSFVNKKMSYLEIIFANSAIVFAIIIIEKVWHLKHEITKKINYEKIENIKPENYNFLISDLENRTGLVINKAIIEDVDFLKDSATVTIFYNNQVVKKLK; from the coding sequence ATGGATTTTTTTAACATTCCTTTATTTGATGACGATTTTTTTAAATTGGCATCAATTTTTTTAATGAATTTATTTTTTTTAACACTTATCATTAGATGGCTTTATTACAGTTCTAGCGGAAGAAAAGATTACTTGTTTACATTTTATATGATAAGTATTATAGTTTTCTTTTTATGTTTTACTCTTAAAAAGTATAAAGTAGATATTGGTATAGCACTTGGTCTTTTTGCAATTTTTGGTATTATTCGCTATAGAACAGAATCGATACCAATTAAAGAAATGACCTATTTGTTTGTTGTAATAGGGGTTTCTTTAATGAATTCTTTTGTAAATAAAAAGATGAGTTATCTCGAAATTATTTTTGCCAATTCTGCAATAGTTTTTGCTATTATAATTATAGAAAAAGTTTGGCATTTAAAACATGAAATCACAAAAAAAATTAACTACGAAAAGATAGAGAATATAAAACCCGAAAACTATAATTTTCTTATTTCTGATTTAGAAAACAGAACAGGTCTTGTAATTAATAAAGCTATTATTGAAGATGTAGACTTCTTAAAAGACAGTGCAACTGTTACTATTTTTTATAATAATCAAGTAGTAAAAAAATTAAAATGA